In one Aricia agestis chromosome 5, ilAriAges1.1, whole genome shotgun sequence genomic region, the following are encoded:
- the LOC121726879 gene encoding max-like protein X: protein MYPRCGSSGSIQNVHRTPSSSNHNSEDEDDSGDNKASALSFKERRREAHTQAEQKRRDAIKKGYDSLQELVPTCQQTDASGYKPSKAAVLQKSIDYIQYLLQQRRRQEEERNALRKDVVALRIMQANYEQIVKAQHSVPGHSEQRLTDQDKFQIFQAIMDKLFESFESVPTNNFAEFSAGVFNWLEEYCKPQSLRTLVHGVLREQNYTP from the exons ATGTACCCACGGTGTGGCAGTAGCGGTTCCATCCAGAACGTACACCGCACTCCTTCGTCGTCGAATCATAACTCAG aAGACGAAGACGACAGTGGTGATAACAAAGCTTCGGCGTTGAGTTTTAAAGAGCGACGTAGAGAGGCCCATACCCAG GCTGAACAAAAAAGAAGAGATGCTATTAAGAAGGGTTATGACTCACTCCAGGAGCTGGTACCAACCTGCCAGCAGACTGATGCCTCAGGATACAAACCAAGTAAAGCTGCA GTTCTCCAGAAGTCCATAGACTACATCCAATATCTGCTGCAACAGCGGAGACGTCAGGAGGAGGAGAGGAATGCTCTGAGGAAGGATGTAGTGGCCTTGAGGATAATGCAGGCCAACTATGAACAGATTGTGAAGGCCCAGCATTCTGTGCCAGGCCACAGCGAGCAGAGGTTGACAGATCAGGATAAATTCCAAATA TTTCAGGCTATAATGGACAAGCTGTTTGAGTCCTTTGAGTCGGTGCCCACCAACAATTTCGCCGAGTTCTCAGCTGGTGTGTTCAATTGGCTCGAGGAGTACTGTAAGCCACAATCCTTGAGGACTTTAGTGCATGGTGTGTTACGTGAACAGAACTATACTCCTTAA